One window of the Gordonia westfalica genome contains the following:
- a CDS encoding NAD-dependent epimerase/dehydratase family protein: MKLVIGGNGFLGSRLVRQLVENGEHVRVLTRATSDLRTLAGLDFDHAIGDLFDAGSVCTAMEGCDVVFHCAVDTRAWLRDPAPLYRTNVEGLRAVLDVAAGQPLRKFVFTSTAATIGRVKDRRATEDDAFNWSGAPDYVKSRVAAEDLLLARAREGSVPGVSMCVANTYGPGDWQPTPHGSFVAGAALGKLPFTIRGWCAESVGIDDAARALILAGERGRAGERYIVSDRSIDMSEITEIAAREAGRQPPRLALDRAALYAVGAVGSARATITREPVQLTVPSVKLMFFMSEMDHGKAERDLGWTPRPVTEAIAEGARFWVERRAARRP; encoded by the coding sequence TTGAAGCTCGTCATCGGCGGCAACGGGTTCCTTGGGTCCCGACTGGTTCGCCAACTCGTCGAGAACGGGGAGCACGTCCGCGTCCTCACCCGTGCGACCAGCGACCTCCGCACTCTGGCCGGCCTCGACTTCGACCATGCCATCGGCGATCTCTTCGACGCCGGCTCGGTCTGTACGGCGATGGAGGGCTGCGACGTCGTGTTCCACTGCGCCGTCGACACCCGTGCCTGGCTGCGGGATCCGGCGCCGCTGTACCGCACCAACGTCGAGGGATTGCGGGCGGTGCTCGACGTCGCCGCCGGTCAGCCGTTGCGCAAGTTCGTGTTCACCAGCACTGCCGCCACCATCGGACGGGTGAAGGATCGTCGCGCCACCGAGGACGACGCGTTCAACTGGTCGGGCGCGCCCGACTATGTGAAGAGTCGCGTCGCGGCGGAGGACCTCCTTCTGGCTCGTGCCCGCGAGGGTTCGGTGCCGGGCGTCTCGATGTGCGTCGCCAACACCTACGGTCCCGGTGACTGGCAGCCGACGCCGCATGGATCCTTCGTCGCCGGTGCTGCGCTGGGTAAGTTGCCGTTCACCATCCGCGGCTGGTGCGCCGAGTCGGTCGGCATCGACGACGCGGCCCGCGCCCTGATACTGGCCGGGGAACGCGGCCGGGCCGGCGAGCGCTACATCGTGTCCGACCGGTCCATCGACATGAGCGAGATCACCGAGATAGCAGCCCGCGAGGCCGGACGGCAACCACCGCGGCTCGCCCTCGACCGCGCGGCGCTGTATGCCGTCGGTGCGGTCGGCTCAGCACGCGCGACGATCACCCGCGAGCCCGTCCAGCTGACCGTGCCGTCGGTGAAGCTCATGTTCTTCATGTCCGAGATGGACCACGGCAAGGCCGAACGCGACCTGGGCTGGACGCCGCGCCCGGTGACCGAGGCCATCGCCGAAGGCGCGAGGTTCTGGGTGGAGCGTCGGGCCGCGCGCCGCCCCTGA
- a CDS encoding phosphotransferase family protein, which yields MTETIEIPTSVDQLTPAWLTAFLGENGHDTSIVSVAAEAVGTGQMAGSYRLTLDHGSPTDLPATMVAKLATGGPEQREFGSGVFRNEVRFYRDLAAGFTVPMPRCFAATISDAGTEFVLLLEDMGEAVQGDQITGCTPAQAESVAVAAAGLHAPRWNDAALLEEMPLPGVPEREMMESILAPMADVYRDRFSPDTASSAAIDWLVREAGDWLVAPLRNAALIHGDLRVDNVLFGPAGDVTVIDWQTITTGNPLRDIAFLLSTSLTTEDRRKHERGIVASYHRALVTEGVTGYTLDECWTDYVANLIQAPLIIVFGSAAAQPTERGTAMFDAMLSRSAAAIDDLVPGGLGGR from the coding sequence ATGACAGAGACCATCGAGATACCCACGAGCGTGGACCAACTCACGCCCGCCTGGCTGACCGCCTTCCTCGGGGAGAACGGTCACGACACGTCGATCGTGTCGGTCGCCGCGGAAGCCGTGGGAACGGGACAGATGGCGGGGTCGTACCGGCTGACACTCGACCACGGGTCGCCGACGGACCTGCCGGCCACCATGGTCGCGAAGCTGGCCACCGGCGGCCCCGAGCAACGGGAGTTCGGCTCCGGCGTGTTCCGCAACGAGGTGCGCTTCTACCGCGACCTGGCCGCCGGCTTCACCGTCCCGATGCCACGATGCTTCGCCGCGACCATCTCCGATGCCGGCACCGAGTTCGTCCTGCTCCTCGAGGACATGGGCGAGGCGGTGCAGGGCGATCAGATCACCGGATGCACTCCGGCGCAAGCGGAGTCGGTCGCGGTGGCCGCCGCCGGTCTGCACGCACCACGGTGGAACGACGCCGCTCTGCTCGAGGAGATGCCGCTGCCCGGGGTCCCGGAACGCGAGATGATGGAGTCGATTCTCGCGCCGATGGCCGACGTCTATCGCGACCGTTTCTCCCCCGATACGGCGAGTTCCGCGGCGATCGACTGGCTGGTGCGGGAGGCCGGTGACTGGCTCGTCGCCCCGTTGCGCAACGCCGCGCTGATCCACGGCGATCTGCGCGTGGACAATGTGCTGTTCGGGCCCGCGGGTGACGTGACGGTGATCGACTGGCAGACGATCACCACCGGCAACCCCCTGCGCGACATCGCTTTTCTGCTCAGCACCAGCCTGACCACCGAGGACCGGCGGAAGCACGAGCGCGGCATCGTCGCGTCCTATCACCGTGCGCTGGTCACCGAGGGAGTCACCGGCTACACGCTCGACGAATGCTGGACCGACTACGTCGCCAACCTCATCCAGGCGCCGCTGATCATCGTCTTCGGTTCGGCCGCCGCACAACCGACCGAGCGCGGCACCGCCATGTTCGACGCGATGCTGTCCCGCAGCGCGGCCGCGATCGACGACCTCGTGCCGGGCGGGCTGGGGGGACGTTGA
- a CDS encoding TIGR03857 family LLM class F420-dependent oxidoreductase: MDQLTELGYYALSRHPVTPRELAAEARFADESGLGTAFVSERFNVKDAAALCGALAGATENLGIATAATNHNTRHPIVTATMGATLAEVSGGRFALGLGRGITPQWQILGVPLVTGAALRDITGLLRKLWAGEMVIGHDGPAGSYPLLNLGVTLDPPPPILLVTMSRRTLELAGEIADGVVLHTYFSADATRRAVAHVRSAAERAGRDPASIRIWSVVATLSDDLDPTDRLRRLYGRLATYLQGYPDQLMGANQWDPTDLERVRATAAFTGARGPIDATATADELGELADTIPEAWVADSATGSPSDCAKTVAEQFDLGVDSVILHGATPTELAPVVEAYRDIRPDRAAGLPVNPGRMPS; this comes from the coding sequence ATGGATCAACTCACCGAACTCGGTTACTACGCGCTGTCCCGGCACCCGGTCACCCCACGCGAACTCGCCGCCGAGGCCCGGTTCGCCGACGAGAGCGGACTCGGGACGGCGTTCGTCTCGGAACGCTTCAACGTCAAGGACGCCGCCGCACTGTGCGGCGCTCTCGCCGGTGCGACGGAGAACCTCGGGATCGCCACGGCCGCAACCAACCACAACACGCGGCACCCCATCGTCACCGCGACCATGGGGGCGACCCTCGCCGAGGTCTCCGGCGGCCGTTTCGCTCTGGGACTCGGTCGTGGGATCACCCCTCAGTGGCAGATCCTCGGCGTCCCGCTCGTCACCGGCGCGGCCCTGCGTGACATCACCGGCCTCCTCCGCAAGCTGTGGGCGGGTGAGATGGTCATCGGGCACGACGGGCCCGCCGGTTCCTATCCGTTGCTCAATCTCGGGGTGACGCTCGATCCCCCACCACCGATCCTGCTCGTGACGATGAGCCGCAGAACGCTCGAACTGGCCGGTGAGATCGCCGACGGGGTCGTCCTGCACACGTACTTCAGCGCCGACGCCACCCGGCGGGCGGTCGCTCACGTGCGCAGTGCGGCCGAGCGCGCGGGCCGCGACCCCGCGTCGATCCGGATCTGGTCGGTCGTGGCCACCCTCTCCGACGACCTGGACCCCACCGACCGGCTGCGCAGGCTGTACGGCCGCCTCGCGACCTACCTGCAGGGCTATCCGGATCAGCTCATGGGCGCCAACCAGTGGGACCCCACCGATCTCGAACGAGTCCGCGCCACCGCGGCGTTCACCGGGGCCCGCGGCCCGATCGACGCCACCGCCACCGCTGACGAACTCGGCGAGCTGGCCGACACCATCCCGGAGGCCTGGGTCGCCGACTCCGCCACCGGTTCACCGTCCGACTGCGCGAAGACCGTCGCCGAGCAGTTCGATCTGGGCGTCGACTCGGTGATCCTGCACGGAGCGACGCCCACCGAGCTCGCTCCGGTTGTCGAGGCGTATCGCGACATACGCCCCGACCGCGCGGCCGGGCTGCCGGTCAATCCCGGAAGGATGCCCTCGTGA
- the fadD1 gene encoding fatty-acid--CoA ligase FadD1, with protein sequence MAETVTQLLQERADDDNLAITYEGSRWTWREYIRDAEKTAAAVLSVADATRPMHIGTLLGNTPDMLIALAAGALGGYVTAGINNTRRGEGLAADILRADCQILITDAEHRPLLEGLDLSGVTVLDTSTTQWADLIAGAGELTPHSVPGAMDTFMLIFTSGTSGNPKPVQFAHLMIPFAGPVLVDKYDIGPGDVCYLSMPLFHSAALMGGYCVALCGGAAIAPAKFSASTFLEDIRRYKATYMNYVGKPLAYILATEEKPDDADNPLRVAFGNEATDRDIDEFSRRFGCTVWDGFGSTELAIIITREPGTPHGSIGRGFPNVAVYNSSTVSECPAAEFDENGALLNSDEAIGELVNIEGGGMFMGYYNDSDATNERLRHGMYWSGDLAYKDSEGWIYLAGRTGDWLRVDGENLAAGPIERILLRIPEINRVAVYAVPDEHVGDAVMAAAVLQDDAVLTPESFAEQLAAQADLSPKAWPRYVRIADDLPTTATNKILKRTLKQEGATAGHGTLWVREPRSQTYGEAVGAGTGSP encoded by the coding sequence ATGGCCGAGACAGTCACCCAGCTCCTTCAGGAACGCGCCGACGACGACAACCTGGCAATCACCTACGAGGGCAGCCGGTGGACGTGGCGCGAGTACATCCGCGACGCGGAGAAGACCGCCGCCGCAGTGCTATCGGTGGCCGACGCCACCCGCCCGATGCACATCGGCACTCTGCTGGGGAACACCCCGGACATGCTCATCGCCCTCGCCGCGGGGGCTCTCGGCGGCTATGTCACCGCCGGCATCAACAACACCCGACGCGGGGAGGGGCTGGCCGCCGACATCCTGCGCGCGGACTGCCAGATCCTGATCACCGACGCCGAACACCGCCCCCTCCTCGAGGGGCTGGACCTGAGTGGCGTCACCGTCCTGGACACCTCGACAACGCAGTGGGCCGACCTCATCGCCGGCGCAGGCGAGCTGACCCCGCATTCGGTACCGGGGGCCATGGACACCTTCATGCTGATCTTCACCTCGGGCACCAGCGGCAACCCCAAGCCTGTTCAGTTCGCGCACTTGATGATCCCGTTCGCCGGACCGGTCCTCGTGGACAAGTACGACATCGGGCCCGGCGACGTCTGCTACCTCTCGATGCCACTTTTCCACAGTGCCGCACTGATGGGCGGGTACTGTGTCGCACTGTGCGGTGGCGCCGCGATCGCCCCGGCGAAGTTCTCCGCGTCGACCTTCCTCGAGGACATCCGGCGCTACAAGGCGACGTACATGAACTACGTCGGCAAGCCGCTCGCCTACATCCTCGCCACCGAGGAGAAGCCCGACGACGCCGACAATCCCCTGCGGGTCGCCTTCGGCAACGAGGCCACCGACCGCGACATCGACGAGTTCTCACGACGCTTCGGCTGCACGGTCTGGGACGGCTTCGGTTCCACCGAGCTCGCGATCATCATCACCCGCGAACCCGGTACCCCGCACGGCTCCATCGGCCGGGGCTTCCCGAACGTCGCGGTGTACAACTCGTCGACCGTCAGCGAATGTCCCGCAGCCGAATTCGACGAGAACGGGGCGCTCCTCAACTCCGACGAGGCCATCGGTGAACTGGTGAACATCGAGGGCGGCGGAATGTTCATGGGGTACTACAACGACTCCGACGCCACCAACGAGCGCCTGCGCCACGGGATGTACTGGTCGGGCGACCTCGCCTACAAGGACTCCGAGGGCTGGATCTACCTGGCCGGGCGCACCGGCGACTGGTTGCGCGTCGATGGCGAGAACCTCGCCGCCGGCCCCATCGAACGCATCCTGCTGCGGATCCCCGAGATCAACCGCGTCGCCGTGTACGCGGTGCCCGACGAGCACGTCGGGGATGCCGTGATGGCTGCCGCGGTGCTTCAGGACGACGCGGTGCTGACGCCGGAGTCGTTCGCCGAACAGCTTGCGGCCCAGGCGGATCTGTCGCCGAAGGCCTGGCCGAGGTACGTACGGATCGCCGACGACCTGCCGACGACCGCCACCAACAAGATCCTCAAGCGCACCCTGAAGCAGGAGGGCGCGACCGCGGGCCACGGAACCCTGTGGGTACGGGAGCCACGGTCGCAGACCTACGGCGAGGCCGTCGGCGCGGGCACCGGCTCCCCGTAG
- a CDS encoding PaaI family thioesterase, with product MSDPQHAVSPNPGPHDPLSAFHLGDLAVEGKGVRAAQLLCSQFADHRGLIELPALAVLFDHCGGIPFHRVHEDPAAATLQARLSLSTHGRARLGDMLAARAEVVMHDDGWGSTSVEIRTGAGQLCCVGTARNVRVGRAPTGQTPSAEIGMATPRCADDHGVTLPAAIPAGLTGREVVGEIATKQRDAGPLVEMLNGTIEVLDGATDRDAGIRFRSATDPWMGNMFGTMHGGVIATIVGQAGSFAGHLHTGPGQEYSIGDMAIGFYRSPAVDGGEVTVEVTPIKTGRRISSFEATMTSYDDVLLSRATLDVHYH from the coding sequence ATGAGCGATCCGCAGCACGCTGTGTCACCGAACCCTGGCCCGCACGACCCACTGTCCGCATTCCATCTCGGCGATCTCGCCGTGGAGGGCAAGGGTGTGCGCGCCGCCCAGCTGCTGTGTTCGCAGTTCGCCGATCACCGCGGGCTGATCGAGTTGCCCGCGCTCGCCGTTCTCTTCGACCACTGCGGCGGCATCCCGTTCCATCGGGTCCACGAAGATCCGGCGGCTGCCACCCTGCAGGCACGCTTGTCGCTGTCGACGCACGGCCGCGCGCGGCTCGGCGACATGCTCGCGGCGCGGGCCGAAGTCGTGATGCACGACGACGGCTGGGGTTCGACCAGCGTCGAGATCCGCACCGGCGCAGGACAACTGTGTTGTGTCGGAACCGCGCGCAACGTGCGGGTCGGACGCGCCCCGACCGGGCAGACCCCGTCCGCGGAGATCGGGATGGCGACACCCCGATGCGCCGACGACCATGGTGTGACCCTCCCGGCCGCGATCCCCGCAGGGTTGACCGGACGTGAGGTCGTGGGGGAGATCGCGACGAAGCAGCGCGACGCCGGTCCGCTCGTCGAGATGCTGAACGGCACGATCGAGGTGCTCGACGGGGCCACCGACCGGGACGCCGGCATCCGCTTCCGCAGCGCCACCGACCCCTGGATGGGCAACATGTTCGGCACCATGCACGGCGGCGTCATCGCCACGATCGTCGGCCAGGCGGGTTCCTTCGCCGGACACCTGCATACCGGACCGGGGCAGGAGTACTCGATCGGCGACATGGCGATCGGCTTCTACCGGTCACCCGCGGTCGACGGCGGCGAGGTCACCGTCGAGGTGACACCGATCAAGACCGGGCGTCGTATCTCCTCCTTCGAGGCCACCATGACCTCCTACGACGACGTCCTGCTGAGCCGCGCGACGCTCGACGTCCACTACCACTGA
- a CDS encoding TIGR03084 family metal-binding protein, whose product MTDRAAAVYGVVADLEAESDQLDALVAGLDDAGWATPTPAPGWTIAHQIAHLAWTDEVAAIAATDPDRFTDLVTEALQNNPETYVDDAAEAGAGAPIDEILAGWRLARARLADALREVPQGVKIPWFGPPMSAASMATARLMETWAHGLDVADALGVTMLPSDRIRHVAHIGVRTRDFAYIVNGKTPPAEPFRHALTSPSGELWTWGPGDASNVVSGSALDFCQLVTQRRNLADLDLEIVGDDAHEWSGIAQCFAGPPGAGREPRGA is encoded by the coding sequence ATGACCGATCGAGCAGCGGCCGTGTACGGCGTCGTGGCAGATCTCGAAGCCGAGTCGGACCAGCTCGACGCGCTGGTCGCCGGCCTCGACGACGCCGGATGGGCGACGCCGACGCCCGCCCCGGGGTGGACCATCGCCCACCAGATCGCGCACCTGGCCTGGACCGACGAGGTCGCGGCCATCGCGGCCACCGATCCCGACCGGTTCACCGACCTCGTCACCGAGGCCCTGCAGAACAATCCCGAGACCTATGTCGACGATGCCGCCGAGGCCGGGGCGGGTGCCCCGATCGACGAGATCCTCGCCGGCTGGCGCCTCGCTCGCGCCCGGCTCGCGGATGCCCTGCGCGAAGTGCCCCAGGGCGTGAAGATCCCGTGGTTCGGCCCGCCCATGTCGGCGGCGTCGATGGCGACCGCGCGACTGATGGAGACCTGGGCACACGGCCTCGACGTCGCCGACGCCCTCGGTGTGACGATGCTGCCGAGCGACCGGATTCGGCACGTCGCCCACATCGGTGTGCGCACACGCGATTTCGCCTACATCGTCAACGGCAAGACCCCGCCGGCCGAACCGTTCCGCCATGCGCTGACCTCGCCGTCGGGGGAGCTGTGGACCTGGGGACCCGGCGACGCGTCGAACGTCGTGAGCGGTTCGGCGCTCGACTTCTGCCAACTCGTGACCCAGCGTCGCAACCTCGCCGACCTCGACCTCGAGATCGTCGGCGACGACGCACACGAGTGGTCCGGCATCGCACAGTGTTTCGCCGGTCCGCCCGGTGCCGGCCGAGAGCCGCGCGGGGCCTGA
- a CDS encoding acyl-CoA dehydrogenase family protein: MPIVSPNVWDTPERLQLRSMVRKFVEKHVLPFQDDWERDGLIPRELHLEAAKLGLFGLGIPEEVGGSGGDIIDTTILAEELHYAGAAGGIFSGLFTHGIALPHLIAAGDPEQIDRWVRPTLAGEKIGSLAITEPGGGSDVGHLTTKVERDGDVFIVNGSKTYITSAVRADFVVAAVRTGGPGAGGVSLLVIEKDTPGFTVTRKLDKMGWRCSDTAELAFVDARVPVKNLVGPENSGFAQIAMAFVTERSGLAVQAYASAQRCLDLTVQWARDRETFGKPIIARQSVQDTLIEMARRIDVARTYTRAVVERKVTSHDDLIAEVCFAKNTAVEAGEWVANKAVQLHGGLGYMTGTEVERQYRDMRIIGIGGGTTEILNGLAAKRLGYHA, translated from the coding sequence GTGCCCATTGTCAGCCCCAACGTCTGGGATACGCCGGAACGTCTCCAACTTCGTTCGATGGTCCGGAAGTTCGTCGAGAAGCACGTTCTGCCCTTTCAGGACGACTGGGAGCGCGACGGACTGATCCCGCGTGAACTGCACCTCGAGGCCGCCAAGCTCGGCCTGTTCGGCCTCGGAATCCCCGAGGAGGTCGGCGGTTCCGGCGGCGACATCATCGACACGACGATCCTCGCCGAGGAACTGCACTACGCCGGTGCGGCGGGCGGCATCTTCTCCGGCCTCTTCACCCACGGGATCGCCCTGCCGCACCTCATCGCGGCCGGCGACCCGGAGCAGATCGACCGCTGGGTTCGCCCGACCCTGGCCGGCGAGAAGATCGGCAGCCTCGCGATCACCGAACCCGGCGGCGGCAGCGACGTCGGCCACCTCACCACCAAGGTCGAGCGCGACGGCGACGTCTTCATCGTCAACGGCTCCAAGACCTACATCACCTCGGCCGTCCGGGCGGACTTCGTCGTCGCGGCCGTGCGCACCGGCGGGCCCGGCGCCGGCGGTGTGTCGCTGCTCGTCATCGAGAAGGACACCCCCGGATTCACCGTGACCCGCAAGCTCGACAAGATGGGCTGGCGCTGCTCGGACACCGCCGAGCTGGCCTTCGTCGATGCGCGTGTCCCGGTCAAGAACCTCGTCGGTCCGGAGAACTCCGGATTCGCCCAGATCGCCATGGCCTTCGTGACCGAGCGGTCCGGCCTCGCGGTGCAGGCCTATGCCAGCGCCCAGCGGTGCCTCGACCTCACGGTGCAGTGGGCCCGTGATCGCGAGACCTTCGGCAAGCCGATCATCGCGCGGCAGTCGGTGCAGGACACCCTCATCGAGATGGCGCGTCGTATCGATGTCGCCCGCACCTACACGCGCGCCGTCGTGGAGCGGAAGGTCACCTCTCACGACGACCTGATCGCCGAGGTGTGTTTCGCCAAGAACACCGCCGTCGAGGCGGGAGAATGGGTGGCCAACAAGGCCGTACAGCTCCACGGCGGCCTCGGTTACATGACCGGCACCGAGGTCGAGCGGCAGTACCGCGACATGCGCATCATCGGCATCGGCGGCGGCACCACCGAGATCCTCAACGGCCTCGCCGCGAAGCGACTCGGCTACCACGCCTGA
- a CDS encoding acyl-CoA dehydrogenase family protein codes for MTALDNPFVETPERADLRDAVAGLAAKYGQEYFRECAREGRKTDELWQEAGKLGFIGVNLPEEYGGGGAGMYELAIVMEEIAASGTGLLMLVVSPAICGNVIARFGTDEQKQRWLPGLADGSITMAFGITEPDAGSNSHNITTTARRDGSDWLLSGQKVYISGVDQAQAVLIVARTEDAKTGKLKPALFIVPTDAENFSYTMIDMELQNPEKQFQLFLDDVRLPADALVGDEDAALSQLFAGLNPERIMAAASAVGMGRFALDKAVSYVKERTVWKTPIGAHQAIAHPLAQGKIELEMAKLMMQKAATMYDAGDDWGAAEPANMAKYAAAEAAVKIVDQAVHSMGGNGLTSEYGMAPMLSLVRIARVAPVSREMILNFVAQASLGLPKSY; via the coding sequence ATGACAGCTCTGGACAACCCGTTCGTGGAAACACCCGAGCGCGCCGACCTGCGTGACGCGGTCGCCGGGCTGGCCGCGAAATACGGTCAGGAGTACTTCCGGGAATGCGCCCGTGAAGGACGCAAGACCGACGAACTCTGGCAGGAGGCGGGCAAACTCGGCTTCATCGGCGTCAACCTCCCTGAGGAGTACGGTGGCGGCGGTGCCGGCATGTACGAGCTCGCGATCGTCATGGAGGAGATCGCCGCCTCCGGTACCGGGCTGCTGATGCTGGTGGTCTCACCGGCCATCTGCGGCAACGTGATCGCCCGCTTCGGCACCGACGAGCAGAAGCAGCGGTGGCTGCCCGGCCTCGCCGACGGCTCCATCACGATGGCGTTCGGCATCACCGAACCCGACGCCGGGTCGAACTCGCACAACATCACCACCACCGCCCGTCGTGACGGCTCGGACTGGCTGCTGTCCGGGCAGAAGGTCTACATCTCCGGCGTCGACCAGGCCCAGGCGGTCCTGATCGTCGCGCGTACCGAGGACGCCAAGACCGGCAAGCTCAAGCCGGCGCTGTTCATCGTGCCGACCGACGCGGAGAACTTCTCCTACACCATGATCGACATGGAGCTGCAGAACCCGGAGAAGCAGTTCCAGCTGTTCCTCGACGACGTCCGGCTGCCCGCCGACGCGCTCGTCGGTGACGAGGACGCGGCCCTCAGCCAGCTGTTCGCCGGGCTGAACCCGGAACGGATCATGGCCGCGGCGTCGGCTGTCGGCATGGGACGGTTCGCACTCGACAAGGCGGTCTCCTACGTCAAGGAGCGCACGGTGTGGAAGACGCCGATCGGCGCACACCAGGCCATCGCGCATCCGCTGGCGCAGGGCAAGATCGAGCTCGAGATGGCCAAGCTCATGATGCAGAAGGCCGCGACGATGTACGACGCCGGCGACGACTGGGGTGCCGCCGAGCCGGCGAACATGGCGAAGTACGCCGCGGCCGAGGCCGCCGTGAAGATCGTCGACCAGGCCGTGCACTCGATGGGCGGCAACGGATTGACCTCCGAATACGGTATGGCGCCGATGCTGAGCCTCGTCCGCATCGCCCGTGTCGCACCGGTCAGTCGGGAGATGATCCTCAACTTCGTGGCGCAGGCCAGCCTGGGCCTCCCGAAGTCGTACTGA
- a CDS encoding TetR/AcrR family transcriptional regulator translates to MSTRVSSNRREPQQERSRLTRERLLRSTIDALAADGWAAATVAAVAERAGVSRGAAQHHFPTREALITAALEQVFDDLTTAADSKFGASAAPGEPITAPRVLAAVQRVVDVYTGTEFKAALQVWAAAASDPALRTLILPLEAKFARAAHQRTMAAMGVSPDDEKGHRLVQATLDFARGLGLADTLSDDSARRAQVVDTWCEQLAVSLGVDGAA, encoded by the coding sequence ATGTCCACGCGTGTGTCGTCGAATCGTCGTGAACCTCAGCAGGAACGCTCGCGCCTGACGCGTGAACGCCTGCTGCGGTCGACGATCGACGCACTCGCGGCGGACGGTTGGGCGGCCGCCACCGTCGCCGCGGTCGCCGAACGTGCCGGCGTGTCGCGAGGCGCTGCGCAACACCACTTCCCGACGCGAGAAGCACTCATCACCGCCGCGCTCGAGCAGGTCTTCGACGACCTTACGACCGCGGCCGACAGCAAGTTCGGGGCGTCGGCCGCCCCGGGCGAGCCGATCACCGCGCCACGCGTGCTGGCAGCGGTCCAGCGCGTGGTCGACGTCTACACCGGAACGGAATTCAAGGCGGCACTGCAGGTGTGGGCCGCCGCGGCGTCGGACCCCGCGCTGCGCACGCTGATCCTGCCGCTCGAGGCGAAGTTCGCGCGGGCCGCTCATCAGCGCACGATGGCGGCGATGGGTGTCTCGCCGGATGACGAGAAGGGACATCGTCTCGTCCAGGCGACACTCGACTTCGCCCGCGGTCTCGGTCTGGCCGACACCCTGTCGGATGACTCGGCACGCCGAGCGCAGGTCGTCGACACCTGGTGCGAGCAGCTCGCGGTGTCGCTCGGGGTCGACGGGGCGGCCTGA
- a CDS encoding Pr6Pr family membrane protein, with translation MTATWWIRVLRIAFAALGTWALIYQVMVRLDDPDFTLWNFFGYFTVLSNIAAAVVLLVGGLLAPTGPAWEWVRGAVTTCMVITGIVYALLLSGVDVDVTYSWVNDVLHRIIPLVMLVDWALVRAKRLPERSWLTWLAIPLVYGVYSLIRGPIVDWYPYPFLDPREQGYVSMTMSLVVVFVGMTLMSFGVYWVGTRGRSRDAVPA, from the coding sequence GTGACTGCGACCTGGTGGATCCGTGTACTCCGTATCGCGTTCGCGGCGCTTGGCACCTGGGCCCTCATCTATCAGGTGATGGTCCGCCTCGACGACCCAGACTTCACCCTGTGGAACTTCTTCGGCTACTTCACGGTGCTCAGCAACATCGCGGCCGCGGTCGTGCTGCTCGTCGGCGGACTACTCGCCCCCACCGGGCCGGCGTGGGAGTGGGTCCGCGGAGCCGTGACCACCTGCATGGTGATCACCGGCATCGTCTACGCGCTGCTGCTCAGCGGGGTCGACGTGGACGTCACCTACAGCTGGGTGAACGACGTACTCCACCGCATCATCCCGCTGGTGATGCTGGTGGACTGGGCCCTGGTGCGCGCCAAGCGACTTCCCGAACGCAGCTGGCTGACCTGGCTGGCCATCCCGCTGGTGTACGGCGTGTACTCACTCATCCGCGGACCCATCGTCGACTGGTACCCGTACCCGTTCCTCGACCCGCGCGAGCAGGGCTATGTCTCGATGACCATGTCGCTGGTGGTCGTGTTCGTCGGCATGACGCTCATGTCCTTCGGCGTCTACTGGGTCGGGACCCGAGGTAGGTCGCGGGACGCGGTCCCGGCCTGA